From Clostridium sp. SY8519:
TGTGGTACCTGTTCAAACGGCAGAAAATGGGTCAAGAATGAAAAGAAAGCTGGAGATTGATTTTATTGCCAATCAAGGCAGCAGGCGATATTATCTGCAGTCAGCCTTTGCAATCCCGGATCAGGAAAAGATGAATCAGGAACAGGAATCACTGGTTCGTGTACCTGATTCGTTTAAGAAAATCATCGTCACAGGTACGAATTCCCCTCTTTGGAGAAATGAACAGGGAATTACGGTCATGTCGATTTATGATTTCCTTCTGAATGACAACAGTCTTGAGATGTGATTTGCAAAAGCATAGGCGGCAGACTGCAGAAACAAGCAGAAAATATATTCTGGTGCGCAATAAATTAAATACCCCGGTGATCATCAAGTATCCCTTCTGGGCGTATACAGCCGAAAATCCGAAGGCCCGCTACGCCTGCATCAACAAAGGCGAGGCGTACTGCCCGGAGGAGATTGGGGACAGAGCCGTGTGTGTGGACGGGGATATTGGTGAGGTACTTAAGAAATTGAAAATATTTTCTGCAGACGTCGAGGCATACTGTCCGCAGGAGATTGCGGACAGAGCCGTGGGTATGGACGGAAATCCCGGGACAGCACAGAAAAAGCCGGTCTAGGCATCTGCCCGGGTCAGATGGCGGATCCAGGTATAGCTGCGGAATTTGATAAAGGTGGGCAGCCCTTTGAAAATCTGATCCGACTGGATGCAGATGACTACCAGTTCCACCGGAAGTTTCCACCAGAAAGCAGCCATGAAGGACAGAGGCATCACGATGCACCAGGTGCTGATCAGGTTCATCTTCATGGTGAATTCTCCGTTGCCGGCGCCCTGAATGATGCCGAAGCTGACAGGCATCTGATAAGACATGCCGATCATGACGAAACTTAAGATAATCAGCAGATGGTAGGCAATGGTCATGGTGTTGTCATTCAGGGTATACAGAGACAGCAGCGGTTTGCTCAGCAGGGCCAGCAAAGCAGCCAGAATCAGGCCGATTACCACATCGATCACCGCCATGGTGCGTCCGTCGGATTTTACCCGTTCAATGTCGCCCCGTCCGATGGACTGGCCGATCATAGCTGCGGAAGTGGCTGACATGGCGAGAATAACCACTTTCAGATAGGTATAAAAGGTAGTGGCTACCGAGTTTGCGGCGATAGCGTCTGCGGACAGATGGCCCAGAATGGCTGTCTGGAAAGGAACAGAGACTCCCCAGAATACCTGGGATACCATGATGGGAAGGTAGACCTTGGTGTAATCTTTCCGCAGCAGTTTGTCCACATGGAACAGCTCCCGGCAGAACAGATGAAGCTTGGTATCTGCCTTCAGCAGGAAAATGACTACGATGAGGAATTCCACGATACGGGAAATCAGGGTGGCGATGGCGGCACCTTCCACGCCCATGCGGGGGAATCCCAGATGGCCGTA
This genomic window contains:
- a CDS encoding MATE family efflux transporter, with the translated sequence MPAKQGTFFTKDKTFYKALFGMLIIVALQNLVSYSVNMVDNIMLGRYSQDALSGAATVNQIFFMVDQFALSIGNALVALASQYWGEKRVDPIRRLTGIALRLGLIVGIVIIALCAIAPVPVIHIFTNDAGITSEAAKYLFYIQWTFILFILSNILMAVLRAVGTVRISFYISVVSLGINTVLDYAMIYGHLGFPRMGVEGAAIATLISRIVEFLIVVIFLLKADTKLHLFCRELFHVDKLLRKDYTKVYLPIMVSQVFWGVSVPFQTAILGHLSADAIAANSVATTFYTYLKVVILAMSATSAAMIGQSIGRGDIERVKSDGRTMAVIDVVIGLILAALLALLSKPLLSLYTLNDNTMTIAYHLLIILSFVMIGMSYQMPVSFGIIQGAGNGEFTMKMNLISTWCIVMPLSFMAAFWWKLPVELVVICIQSDQIFKGLPTFIKFRSYTWIRHLTRADA